In the genome of Mercurialis annua linkage group LG8, ddMerAnnu1.2, whole genome shotgun sequence, the window CAAAACTCAGTTGGTTTGTagttaaattttagcataaaggtgggagtttttttaatttttgtttggaTTGAGTGATGATCACAGATACATATTCAAAGATTTTACCTGAAATTTCAATGCGATCAATGCTCAAAAACGAGGATTTGAGCAAACTGATAAGAGAACAGAGGCTACAACAGGAGTTAGTAAGTGAAAGAGAGAAGGAACTTAATATTTACAGAAGTGGCTCTGCTCCACCTACAGTTGAAGGTTCTTTGAACTCCATTGGAGGGTTAAAAGCTAGTGGTAATTCTATTAAAGGTGGATTCTTGAGTGAGGAAGAGATAAGGTCGGATCCGAGTTACGTAAATTATTACTATTCCAATGTTAATTTAAATCCTAGGTTGCCCCCTCCTTTGTTGTCTAAGGAGGATTGGAGGTTTTCGCAGCGGTTACACGGAGGTGGTAGTGTTAATTCTGCTGTTGGAGATAGGAGgaaaggaggaggaggaggtggtggtggtAGAGGTGGTGAAAATGAAGGGAATAGGTCACTTTTTGCTGTGCAGCCGGGGTTTGGTGGAGGAATTGACGAGAATGGGAATGGAGACGGCGGGGGCGTTGAGTGGGGTGGAGATGGTTTGATTGGGTTGCCAGGGTTGGGCCTAGGAGGTAGGCAGAAAAGCATTGCTGAAATCTTTCAGGTGAAGAACTTGAactttttgattctttttgttaGTATGTTATGTTTTTTCTTGCGAAAGATTGTTTGCTTATGCTCGAAATGTGTAGCTAGGATGTTGTTTTTGATATTGGTTTGGGGTATTCCATATGATGGATGGATGtctttttttagtatttttggtGTGGTTGTTTAATACATTGGATGCAATGTAATAAGCGGAGGTGATATGCTATTTTAGCTTGATTGATGCTAATGGTATGTGAAATAATGGCGAGGTCTATTTTTTAATCTATAGTGATAGCTGTGGTGATAATGAAGCCTGCGAGTTTTACGTTTAGTAGGGTATGCCAAATTAGATTGGGATATGATAATCTTATTTCATTATATGAATATGTTCTGATATGCTTTTTTTGGGTAAGAATCTATAGCAATATCATTGATTTGCATATGATAATGAAAGTTAATTCATTTGGAGTTTCACTTATGAGCATCTATTAATTGCTCCATGATGGTCGATATGAATCTTTGGTTTGTTCCCTCTTGCTATTATGTATCCTTCATATTTGTTTATAATGCACGTGTCTATATCTTCCACGACTTAATGTAGGTATTTCTATTGTTTTCCTAGTGATGaactaatgtttcatcttttaggtTCTAAATTTTAGTTTGCTTCATTTCTATCCGAGTTCCAACAGCATCTGATCTTTAACATATTAAACCATATATGCAAGCTTTTCTTTGATAGTATATTAGGTCTGTTATTGAAACTGCCTATACAGTAAAAGAATGATTATGACAAAATAGCGTCTGTTACAAGCTCTTCTAACCGAGAAGAACAAACATTTAATTTGCAGTTTTGCTTTAAACAAATGAAACTGTAATATATGCTTCCTGCTAAATTGTTTTGTTGAGAATGCAGGATGACATGGGTCATGCAAATCCCACCTCAAGGCATCCTTCACGTCCAGCTAGTCGCAATGCATTTGATGACGATGTAGATAATTCTGATGCCCAGTTTGCTCAGCTGCACAATTTAACGACAGCTGATGCTTTGCGTGCTGCGGCAAATAAACATGGTGTTTCTGTAGTTACAAATGTTGGTGCTACAGCTTCTCATTCCTATGCTTCTGCATTAGGTGCCTCTCTGTCAAGAAGCACTACACCTGATCCGCAACTTGCGGCTAGGGCTCCTAGTCCTCGCATTCCACCTATTGGAGGAGGTAGACCCAATTCTACTGATAAAAGAGATGTGAGCAGTTCACACTCATTTAAGGGTGTTTCATCAAGCTTGAATGAATCCGCTGAGCTAGCAGCTGCTTTGTCTGGATTGAATCTGTCAACTCTTGATGAAGAGAACCACCCGCATTCACACAGTCAACATAGTGCTGATGATCATCATAATCTCTTCCATTTGCAAGATGACCAGAACCATATAAAGCAACAGCCATTTTTGAATAAGTCTGTTTCATCTGCTAACTCTTATCTAAAAGGCCCCTCAACACCAACTTTCAATGGCAGAGGAGGGTCTCCTTCTAACCATCAGAATGTCGATAATATGAATTCTTCATTTGCAAACTATGGCTTGAGTGGGTATCCTATGAACCCTTCATCTCCATCTATGGTTACTAGCCAACTTGGAAGTGGGAATTTTCCACCGTTATTCGAAAATGCTGCTGCATCTGCAATGGGAGGAACTGGATTGGATTCTAGAGCGCTGGGTGCTTTAGGACCAAACCTAATGGCTGCTGCAGCAGAATTACAGAATCTCAGCAGAGTTGGAAATCAGAATGCAGGTAATGCTCTTCAGATGCCCCTGATGGACCCCTTGTATCTTCAGTATCTGAGGTCAAATGAATATGCTGCTGCACAGCTTGCAGCTCTTAGTGATCCGACAATGGATAGGGAGTATCTTGGAAATTCATACATGGATCTGCTCCAGAAAGCTTACTTAGGAGCAGTGCTTTCGCCTCAAAAATCACAATTTGGTGTACCGTATCTCGGCAAATCTGGTAGTATGAATCATAATTACTATGGTAATCCAGCATTTGGTCTTGGTATGTCCTATCCTGGAAGTCCCATAGGGGGTCCTCTTCTTCCGAATTCTCCTATTGGGTCGGGCAGTCCTGTCAGGCACGGTGAAAGAAACATGCGTTTTGCTACTGGGATGAGGAATCTGTCTGGTGGTGTCATGGGACCTTGGCATTCAGAAACTGGTAGCAACCTTGATGAAAATTTTCCTTCCTCTTTGTTGGATGAGTTCAAAAGCAATAAAACTAGATGTTTCGAACTCTCAGAAATTGCGAGTCATGTTGTTGAATTCAGGTATACACTTCATTGTTACTCTTTTGTCCTTTTTCCCTGGGGCTTCAGAAGTTTAACTCTTTTATTGTATCATGTTATTGATGAACAGTGCTGATCAATATGGGAGTCGCTTTATTCAGCAAAAACTTGAAACTGCTACTATGGACGAGAAAAACATGGTCTTCAATGAAATTATGCCCCAAGCCCTATCTTTAATGACAGATGTTTTTGGTAATTATGTGATTCAAAAGGTATTTTCACTATTTATTTCTCATTACAAAATTTTCTTATGATATGTTGAATCTTAGATAGTAGTGTTTTTCATATGCTCTAATGTGCTGCAATTCATAACTAACTCATGGATGCACAAAATATGACTGAAGCATGGTTGTTTGTCTTCAGTTTTTTGAGCATGGATCTGCCGCCCAAGTCAGAGAATTGGCTGATCAGCTAACCGGGCATGTATTGACTCTTAGCCTTCAGATGTATGGCTGCCGAGTGATCCAAAAGGTATGATTATTTGGTAACCCCTTTAAAGATACTTGCATTTGAACAAGCTTTTCCATTGATATTTGATACTATTTGCTTTCATTGTGCTATCAATTAAATTGTGTTGGAGTCACTGTCAAGTTTTTCAATAACATATAAGGGACCAATAAGGTTATTCTGTAATATGCTTACCTGGCTGATGTGAGGAATCCACTGAAAGAGGGATAGCCAGATTATCTCTGAACTTTATCTGATGAGATGGGGAAAATCATCTAAAAAGTGGTCCTCAGGAATATTAATTAAGAATCCCTTATGAAAGATTCTAAATCATCCTGCAGAATTTGGGAATTTCATGATTTCATCCTAAGTTGACAACTTTCGACTGTTACAAGTTAGATTAAAATTTCGTTAGCCAGCAAAATTTACGGGGTTTCTGTTGCACCTCTTGAATTTTGATCACCTTAATTTTGAGCTGGACCATTCCTTGTAGTATTGCCGGATATCATATCTTATGTTTTGGATTAATAAATGGAAAACCTCGGAATGGTTAGCTATGCCTCCTCCTCAGATGGATGTCAATTTCCAAACTCTTAAATGACTTGACTTGTTCAGGGTTGATAAGAAAAAAGCTAATCAAGAtatctattttctttttaggAAAAACATTTTTAGGAAGTATTCtcttaaactttattaaatatttgctatcatttatggatttttttataatccaAGTTGGATTTAATGATCTTTGATCTTGATAACCAGGCCATAGAAGTGGTTGAGCTGGACCAGCAGACAAAAATGGTGGCAGAGCTTGATGGCCATATAATGCGTTGTGTGCGCGATCAGAATGGGAACCATGTCATCCAGAAGTGTATTGAATGTGTTCCTGAAGATGCGATACAGTTTATTGTTTCAACATTCTATGATCAAGTTGTGACACTTTCCACTCATCCATATGGTTGTCGAGTCATTCAGGTTTACATACCTATCTTCACTTAGTCTTTCTTAAATATTCATTTGCATTTAGATAGAAATTCATACATTTCTAAATAGTTgcacatataaattttttttctttctatggaAGTTTTATTCGGATTttcatttggtttaatttctgaCAGAGAGTCCTGGAACATTGCCATGATGCAACAACCCAGCATATAATGATGGATGAGATTTTGAAATCTGTTCTTATGCTGGCTCAAGATCAGTATGGAAACTATGTTGTACAGGTTTGTTGTATGATGTCCATATTTGATGCTGCTGCATAGAATTCTTATCTGGGAATTATGTATGTGATATAAGGTATACATTATTGACAGTACAATTCATAAGGTATTTCTGTCTAAGTTCGGATAGTCCAAATACATCAGCTTCATATAAAGAAAACATACACCAGTCGAGAGTGTCTAAGGAGTTCACTTTCTAAATCACTTCCCCTTTCTAAATTTCCGGCAAGAAATTCATTCCCTTTTTAGTACCATGTTGATGGTTAAATCCACCTTTTGCCATGAGAACATCTTATTACTCTTCCATTAAAGTGATGAGAGAGCGCATCATAATATTAATTACGTGTGAAACTTTACGTTTCTTGTTACATGTTGGAGCTGTTATGTTGGTGTAAAGATCAACCAATTGCATAGCAATGATCGCTTGATCTCTCTAGTTGGTCCTGTTGATGAAAAAACATACTgtaaatcaatattttaatgGAGAGTTGATGTGCCTGAAGAATATAGAAAGCCTGGTTTTAAGTCACCCCCTGTTTTTTCTTCTGAATGgcatgaatattattattttttcctaCTTACTCACCAGGTAATACAATTTTCTGCCATTCTATTAGGTGAATAAGGTATGCTTGTATTTTATAGATAAGTGGCGCATTTTCATGTAAATgtaatatcaaacatatttttttgtcacccATCAGTTACTAATATATTTTACCTCGTATGAAGCTGAACACCTTCTGAGCATATTCCCTTTTGCTGTTATCCTAACTATATTGTTCTAATTGACTCTGTAATATTACAGCATGTGCTGGAACATGGTAAATCCGACGAACGGTCATCAATTATTAAGAAATTAACTGGGCAGATAGTTCAAATGAGCCAGCAGAAGTTTGCCTCCAATGTTATAGAGAAGTGCTTAACATTCGGCAGTCCTGAAGAACGCCAGGCCTTGGTGAATGAGATGCTCGGTACCACTGATGAAAATGAGCCCCTTCAGGTTTATGACCTATTTATTTGCTCCCAGCAATTTTTTAATAGGCTGATAATTACTTAAAGCTTGTTGCTTTTACGTGTTgcatttaattattcaattagaTTAAAGCAACTGCAGCTGTTTTATTGGATTCTCACAGTGCACATTCCTTTTGTTTTTCCATTAAACTATTATTTCAGTGTTGTCCTAAAACATGTTTCGGGAGTTTGATTATCTTATTTAGCGTTTCTGTTTCTTGCTGTATGCAGGCTATGATGAAAGATCAGTTTGCTAATTACGTTGTACAGAAAGTGCTGGAAACTTGTGATGACCAGCAACTTGAACTAATCCTTAATCGAATAAAGGTTCACTTAAATGCTCTGAAGAAGTATACTTACGGGAAGCATATAGTTGCACGTGTAGAGAAACTTGTCGCAGCTGGAGGTATTTTTTTCCTTGCTTAAggagttgatttttttttttacttatatgcATTTAGAAGAATCATATACGAAGTTTTGAATGCTTGATCTCTTAGATCATTCATTGTTTGACTAGTAATATTAGATGAGCATTTTATCAGGGGGCAATttgcaaaataaatgaaattagcTTGTTTTGCATTTTGCACATGAATTTTTAACTTCGGTAATTTAAAAtacgaactatcatttttttgcaattcgaAACACTGGACAATTTTTTGGGttaaaaatgctgatgtggatgCCGGAACAATGTATATTTCGGTGTCCACATCAGCATGTTTTTGTTGAAAAATTCTCTGGTGTtccaaattgcaaaaaatactAGTTCGCGTTTTAGATGGCCAAAATTGGAAGTTagtgttaaaattgcaaaacacgctaaaattcatgacttattttgcaatttaacctttttttactGCAGCTTAATTTGATATGCTGCTTTTGTTGTTATTAGTACAGTATGTTAAATTTTTCCCTATGATTGCTGCTTAAAAGCGTATATTGTACAGTTGAACAAAAAATGCATGCAAAACTTGTAATTAAGCGGGTTGTGAAAATTGAACTTTTCCCGCTTAGATTCCTTTGTTCCTTAATCCTTTTATATAAGAGTAACAACATACGTGCATTTTTTTGTGAAAAATCTTCAAGTTTTTAGTAAGATCTTCCATTAGCTTGGGATCGGTATGTTAGTTGCTTAACTAACAAGTGGCGTTTTTCGTTTTGCAGAGAGGAGGATCAGCTTCCTTACCCTGCACACTGCTGCTTAGATGATGGCATAGGAGAAGTTGTACAGCTAACTGAAGATAGTATGAGCTCGCTCTTGTGTTTCTCGTTTTCTTGTCACATGTAACGAATAGCCCTGTCTATTTACTTGAATAGATAGGAGAGCTTAACGGAAAATAAATTGTCGGTTGTACTTAAAACTGTACATTGTAGTTTTCGAGGATATACCTAGATTCAGGCTAGCCCCGAGGCTCAGATGGTGAACATGCTGATGCCGTTGCAGAGGAGATAAATTTTACTGTACAAGTTTTAAGGgtgtaaaaaagaaaaaaaaggaggTAGTAGATTTCGTGATGGTGAGTCGTGACTGTACAAATATGTTATCTAGGCATCGATGGGTTCCGTGCTTAGGAGAGTCTGCAATTTTTCGCTTGTGTGGaatctttttagttttttgttatttaaagaACTTTTTTCCCCTTATCATATGGTTGTGGCTTGAATGTAGTTCTTGATTGGTTTattcgtttttttctttttttcttttagtgtTTTATGTAATTATTCTTTGTTTAGTTAGTTTCATGTTCTCTTGAGATGCAGGCTAACAACAATTGTTGTTGTTCTTAGATGCATAAATGATTGCTTTCAGGTGAAATTGAGTTCAGCCGAGTCGAAATACATCGAAGTTGAATAGCTTGAAACTCGATTTAAACTCGACCGAGTTATATTTTAGAAGTTTGAATTTGAGATGAGTTCGGAAGAGCAAATTCATCTTCAAGTTCAAAACTAGAGTTGAACTTGACTATTTTAGGAGTTTGAGCATGAGCTCATTATTTTTCGGTTCGCTTCAATTCAATTACgtgtaaacattttaaaatctaaactttagtataaaagttaaaatattattggaatgtaaattattacaaaatataaaaaaaaaattgattaggTTTATGAGTCTAGTAACATAACCTGATTAACATTTgagttgattttgatttttttgaatggTTCGCGATTTATTATGATTCGGTTATATATTATGGAATGGGTTAGATTCAACTGCTCGAGCAACTCAAGAAAATACTTATCATTCTTGCAAAACAGCTCTGCAATTAAAGATTATATTCTTTTAGATCTTAGCCaccatttttttttcagattaaAGATCTTATTCACTTTTATGGTAGTGTTGAAAGTAAAAGTGGAGACAGTATCACATGCTAGATCTACCactttatatttgataattttgatGTACTTAGTATAGAAAAGAGTTagaatacaatttaaaaaaaggtAATTTTGATGGTTTTTTACTTAATAGTATATGGTATTCCAgactatttaattataataaaaagataGTGATACAATACGATATGAACACTTTCAATATCATTTTTTCCgtataaaaaaatttggacCATTTTTCGATTTAGACAACTCTTGTCGTACAAGGGTCGCGCTACTTTTCTCTGTATTGTTCCAATTTTATTGGATGACACGAAAAGCACAAAATTTATCATTAGATTAAACACTAAAAAAGTCATTAACGTACTATCATCAGTTTTTGTTGAGATTAATCCGTCATACCTAAACTCGATCGTAAATCAAGTAATGTCAACCAAAATTCGATGAGTAAACAATAGTAATCTTATTAGACAAATATGATTAACAATAAAACGATCATCACTATGCTATAAGAATATTTTTGTCAAGACCGAGTCCGTCATTTATAAACTCGATCTAAAGAAGATTTTCCGTAGATATCATAAAATAATCATCAACATACATACGGTCATAAATTTTTGTCGGGATAAAATCGTACAAACAAGAATTTCCGAATATAATATCATTAACATTTCAcgtctactaaaataaattactagaGAAACAATAATCATCCCTAAAACAACTATCACTATACTATCAAAAACCTTTA includes:
- the LOC126659993 gene encoding pumilio homolog 1-like, with translation MITDTYSKILPEISMRSMLKNEDLSKLIREQRLQQELVSEREKELNIYRSGSAPPTVEGSLNSIGGLKASGNSIKGGFLSEEEIRSDPSYVNYYYSNVNLNPRLPPPLLSKEDWRFSQRLHGGGSVNSAVGDRRKGGGGGGGGRGGENEGNRSLFAVQPGFGGGIDENGNGDGGGVEWGGDGLIGLPGLGLGGRQKSIAEIFQDDMGHANPTSRHPSRPASRNAFDDDVDNSDAQFAQLHNLTTADALRAAANKHGVSVVTNVGATASHSYASALGASLSRSTTPDPQLAARAPSPRIPPIGGGRPNSTDKRDVSSSHSFKGVSSSLNESAELAAALSGLNLSTLDEENHPHSHSQHSADDHHNLFHLQDDQNHIKQQPFLNKSVSSANSYLKGPSTPTFNGRGGSPSNHQNVDNMNSSFANYGLSGYPMNPSSPSMVTSQLGSGNFPPLFENAAASAMGGTGLDSRALGALGPNLMAAAAELQNLSRVGNQNAGNALQMPLMDPLYLQYLRSNEYAAAQLAALSDPTMDREYLGNSYMDLLQKAYLGAVLSPQKSQFGVPYLGKSGSMNHNYYGNPAFGLGMSYPGSPIGGPLLPNSPIGSGSPVRHGERNMRFATGMRNLSGGVMGPWHSETGSNLDENFPSSLLDEFKSNKTRCFELSEIASHVVEFSADQYGSRFIQQKLETATMDEKNMVFNEIMPQALSLMTDVFGNYVIQKFFEHGSAAQVRELADQLTGHVLTLSLQMYGCRVIQKAIEVVELDQQTKMVAELDGHIMRCVRDQNGNHVIQKCIECVPEDAIQFIVSTFYDQVVTLSTHPYGCRVIQRVLEHCHDATTQHIMMDEILKSVLMLAQDQYGNYVVQHVLEHGKSDERSSIIKKLTGQIVQMSQQKFASNVIEKCLTFGSPEERQALVNEMLGTTDENEPLQAMMKDQFANYVVQKVLETCDDQQLELILNRIKVHLNALKKYTYGKHIVARVEKLVAAGERRISFLTLHTAA